The window ACTTCAGAACTGCATCAACTTGGCCTTGAGACACGGATCGTGGATTACGATGCCCCGGAAACGCTGGATAAAGCTTTTGCTGGTGTTACTAAGCTGCTGTTAATCTCTAGTTCGAATTCCGATGATCAGGTCCGGCTTGCCCAGCATCTAAGGGTAATTGATGCAGCGCAGAGAGCTGGCGTTGATCATATTCTCTATACCAGCTTTGCTTTTTCCCAGAAAGGAAATTCTGATAATGTCCATTCCCTTACGGAGCAGGCGGTTCAGGATAGCGGGCTAAGGTATACTTTTTTGCGTAACGCCCTTTATATTGATTTCGTAAATGTGCTTGATTTGAAGGAAGCGATCCGCAGCGGCGTGCTAACAACACTTCCGGGGAATTGGCGGTTTAATGCGGTTTCACGCAGTGATCTGGCCCTGGCGACGGCGGCTATTCTTACACAAAGCGGACAAGAAAATCAAAGCTATGAGTTAACCGCTTCACAGACCTGGACCTTTGATGATCTTGCTGGAGCTCTGGCCGGTTTGGCGGGTAAACCTGTAATCCACCGCGAGGATCCCGAAATGCAGCATTGGTTCTATAACTTCCTGTCAACAATAGACACTGTTTCGACCACTACTGATCTGGAGAGATGGATGGGGCGGAAAGTTACCCCGCTTAAAGAGAGTATATTGCCTTTTATCGGACCACAGCAGACGCAGACGTTTTAGGATTAATTTGGACTTTTATGCGAAAAACAACGGAATGCAGTTACTTTATCAACACTATTTTGCCAAACGGTCTTTTCTTCACCAGTATCTTTACACTCAGTTGTCATCCGGAAGCAATGTTGCTACGATAGAGGACAGCTATATTGGATTATGGGAGTGAGATTCTGATGAAAAAAATTTTGGTTGCCGATGATGATGTCCATATTCGTACGCTGCTGCGGCATGTGTTGACGAGAGAGGGCTATCTTACGATTGAAGCAGGGGACGGGCGGGAAGCCGTAGCACTGATGAAGGAGAGCACGGTAGATCTGGCGGTTGTGGATGTAATGATGCCGCAAATGGACGGGCTGGAGCTGTGCCAATACATTAGGGAAACCTACGACATTCCGGTTATTCTGTTAACTGCGCGTCAGCAGCTCAGTGATAAGGAACAGGGTTATTTGAGCGGGACGGATGATTATGTGACCAAACCCTTTGAGCCGGAAGAGCTGCTGTTCCGCATCAAAGCTTTGTTCCGGCGTTATTCTGTAGCATCGGATGATAAAATCCGCCTCAACTCCCTCGTAATTGACCGTAAAAATTATGAGATCAGCGACGGAAATGATGTATTGCTGCTGCCGGTCAAAGAGTTCGAGCTTCTGGCACAGCTGGCACAGTATCCGGGACGCCTGTTTTCGCGCAGCGAACTGATTGAGCTGGTCTGGGGAGCAGATTATGAAGGGGATGAGCGGACGGTGGACGTGCACATTAAGCGTCTGCGTCAACGGTTCGCCGGATATCAGAATGATTTTATGATCCGGACCGTGCGCGGGATCGGCTATAAAGTGGAAATGGTGAACACATGAAATCATTGTATGTTAGAATGTGCCTGCTGTTTTGCTCCATGATCGTCATGAGCAGCTTTCTCGGCTTTCTTGTATCCAATCTGTATTATCAGGCCAAAATCAAGCCGCAAAACGATGCCAAGCTGACGAAAATGGCTATCGGCCTCCAGGGGTTCATCCAGGATCATCCCGATGGAGCGGGGGAATATCTGCTGAGCACAGCCTCACTCGGCTATAAGCTGTATCTGTCCGACGGTCAAGGTGATGAACGTTTCTACGGTCTGCCTTTCCGTAAAAATGATCTTCCGGAGGAGAAGCTACAGCAGGTACTAGCCGGCAGTATCTACCATGGGGTGGCGGAATTTCCGAGCAAGGCGTTTATTACCGGTTTTTTTGATAACCAGCTAAGCAATACGATCGGTGTTCCGGTGCAGATGAGCGGACATACGTACGCCCTGTTTATGCGTCCGGATGCAGAGGTGCAGTTCGGTGAGCTGCGGATCTTTTTTGCTGTGCTGCTCGGTGTCAGTGTCCTGTTCAGCTTATGGTTTGTTGTAGTTGCCGTACTGCATGTGGTCAAACCGATCACCCGGCTTACAGCGGCTACGCAGCGCATATCGAGCGGAAGATATGATATCCGGCTGAACACGAGGCGCCGCGATGAAATCGGACAGCTGGCCTCTCACTTTATGATTATGAGCCGGGAGCTGGAGCGGACCAACCGGGCACGGCAGGAGTTTGTCGCCAATGTCTCCCATGAGATCGAATCGCCGCTGACCTCCATTCAGGGCTTCGCCCATGCTCTTAAGGATCATGAGCTGCCGGAGGGCCAGCGGCTGGAATATCTCTCGATTATCGATCAGGAGAGCCGCCGGCTGTCGATGCTCAGCAAGCAGCTGCTGACGTTGTCTACCCTGGATTATGATGAGAATGCGCTGCATAAGCAAAAGGTGGACCTGCGGGCACAGCTGCGCCAGGTGGTGCAAATTATGGAATGGCGGCTGACAGAGAAAGAATTGGCTGTACGGCTGCATGTGGAGGATATTACACTGCATGCCGATTCAAATCTGCTCTATCAGGTGTGGATGAATCTCGTATCCAATGCGGTCAAATATACCCCGCCAGGCGGTACGATTACCCTGTCAGCGGCAGCTACGAATGGAATCTGCACGGTCAAGGTAGCTGACACCGGAGAAGGTATTTCCGCCGCAGAGCTGCCGATGATTTTTGACCGGTTCTATAAAGTCGACCGCGCACGTACCCGTGACAGCAACAGCAGCGGACTAGGCCTTTCGATTGCCCAAAAGATTGTACAGGCACATAATGGGACGATTGAAGTCTCCAGTACGACAGGTGAAGGCACGACCTTTACTGTTACGCTGCCGTATTTGTAATTGTTTATTCATACTCCGTTCATTTTCGCCCTCTACACTGTATCCATACAGAGATGAGGGAGTGGTAATATGTTTTTGGCTTTAAGGGAGATGAGGCACTCCAAGGCAAGATACAGCCTCATTATGGTGATCATGCTGCTGGTTTCCTTTTTGGTACTGTTCGTAACCGGCCTGGCCCGAGGACTGGCCTATGCCAATATTTCCGCAGTAGAGAATATGCCGGCGAACTATTTCGCTGTTCAAGCTGATGCCGATCATGCGTTTAGACGTTCCCAGTTAAGTGATAAAGAGCTTGCAGCAGCACAGTCTGTTGTCGGCGCAGCTAACGCCACCACATTAGCGGTACAGACAACCACGATAACAGCAGATGATGCTGATGTTAAAGCTGATATCACCATTTTTGCAGTGGATATGACAGGAATGCTTGCTCCTAAAGTGGTGCAGGGCGATTCCATTGCTAATGCTTCACAAGGAAGTGCGATCGTTGATTCTAAGCTGGAGCAGTCCGGTGTGACTATCGGCAGCTCGATCCGTGATCAGGCTTCCGGGATGAGGTGGAAAGTGACCGGTTTTGTGAACGATAGCTCATACAGTCACACGCCTGTCGTCTATATTACGCAAGCGGATTGGCAGACTATGAAGGGCGGATCTGTACAGGATAGTGCAGGGCAGCAGGCGGCTCCTTACAATGTAATAGCACTGAAGGCTTCTTCCGCTCAGGCTGCTGAAATCACTGGTAAATTAGATCATGTAGAAACCATTACGCAAAAGCAGGCGATTGCCAGCATCCCCGGCTATTCTGCGGAGCAAAATTCCCTGCTCATGATGATTGTGTTCCTGTTCGTCATAGCAGCATTTGTACTCGCAGTCTTCTTCTATGTGATCACGATCCAGAAGACGAGCCAGTTCGGCATCCTGAAAGCTATGGGTACCAAGATGTCTTATCTGGCCTGGAGTGTCGTTGGTCAAGTGATGATTCTGTCCGTGGGGAGTCTGGCGATCAGCCTGCTGCTGACCTTCGGGATGACAATGAGCCTGCCGGATACAATGCCGTTTCAGCTTGAAGGCTCGACGATGATTCTGACCAGCGTGCTGTTTATTGGGATGTCACTGCTTGGATCCCTGATTTCTGTAGCGAGAGTAGCGAAGGTAGATGCCTTAGAGGCGATTGGGAGGGCTGGAGCATGAGTGCTATGTTGATGATGAAGCAGGTAACCAAAACCTATGGGGATGGCGGCCAGACGATGTCTGTACTCAATAAACTTGATCTTACTGTGAATGAAGGTGAGTTCGTAGCTGTGCTGGGACCTTCCGGATCAGGCAAAAGTACCTTTCTCTCTGCGGCTGGGGCACTGCTGACACCGACCAGCGGCGAGATTTATATCGATGGCGAGCCGCTTAGCAACAAGGACAAAAGTGAGTTGACCGAGCTGCGACTGCAAAAAATCGGGTTTATGTTCCAGAGCGCACAGCTGCTGCCTTATCTGAAGGTGGAGGAACAGCTGCTCTATGTCGCCAAGCTGGCGAAGCTGGGGATGAAGGAGGCCAAAGTTCGGGCTACTTACTTAATGAAGCGGCTCGAAATATGGGAACGGCGCAATCACTATCCCGAACAGCTGTCCGGGGGAGAGAAGCAGCGTGTAGCGATTGCCAGAGCCTGGATGAACAAGCCGGCCATTCTGTTCGCGGACGAGCCGACAGCGAGTCTGGATTTCCAGCGCGGCAAAGAGGTCGTGCGGATGATCGCCGATGAAGTCAAAAGCGAAGGCAAAGCCGCGGTTATGGTCACCCATGATGAACGGATGCTGGAATGGTGCGACCGTGTACTGCATTTGGAAGACGGGATTTTGGTAGAACACAAATAATTCTGCTATATAGTAAGCCTGATCCCTGAAAAGTGAGGGATCAGGCTTTTTGGGCTGTAAGGCTTGATTTTATACTTCAACAGGAATTACTTATGTAAGGTCACAGCCGCTCAGACTAATTAGAGCGTCTCAACCAATTTCTGAATCTTTGAGTGGGAAATTAAATATACAGGACCCATTATTTCTATTTTGCCGTCCTTTACACGTATAGCGCTCTCCTGTTCTGCCGCATAAACATCAATCTCTTCAGACAAGGGGAACAGGTAGCCTTGAACAAACGTGGCGTAGTCGCGTTTAGAATGAGATTCATAGGCAAAATGATCAAAGCCAATACCATCATAAATAGTACTTGTTTCAACTTCATAGCCAGTGTTTATCAAGCTTAACCATTTTGTAGCCATGTTTAACGCACCGGCGCTTGCACCTATTATTACGGCATTGCTGTTCTTAATCACATCCGACAATTCATATTCCGCCAAAAATTCGTTCTGCAAAACAGGATATCCGCCGCATAAAAAAATGACAGAAGCGTTTTGAATGAACCGCTGGGCATCTTCCTTCTGCATGCGGTAATCAATGAAATGATATTCATTAAAAATAATGTTAGCCTGATTCAACCATGTCCATTCAGAAATATCATCAAAGTTAATTTGCTCATCTGTATAACCAGACGGGTCAGCGCTAATCATAACAAGCGATTTTCTGTCTTGTATATCCTCATGCAACCACTTAACCAGCTTCTCTGGAAAAAATTCATTAAACCAACTGAGATAGTAGTGAGTACTCAAACTTAATTACCTCCATATGTATAATTTACATTCATCCATTCTTAACAATAAAACGTATTATTTACTTCTTATAAATCCAGCTTATATTACCATAACATGGTATTTAAGTGTGTGAAAGGGGACAAATAAAGTTTGGAAAATTGTGGGTTA of the Paenibacillus pedocola genome contains:
- a CDS encoding NAD(P)H-binding protein → MQIMITGATGQLGGLILENLLQKMPAGQIIAGVRNPGKTSELHQLGLETRIVDYDAPETLDKAFAGVTKLLLISSSNSDDQVRLAQHLRVIDAAQRAGVDHILYTSFAFSQKGNSDNVHSLTEQAVQDSGLRYTFLRNALYIDFVNVLDLKEAIRSGVLTTLPGNWRFNAVSRSDLALATAAILTQSGQENQSYELTASQTWTFDDLAGALAGLAGKPVIHREDPEMQHWFYNFLSTIDTVSTTTDLERWMGRKVTPLKESILPFIGPQQTQTF
- a CDS encoding response regulator transcription factor encodes the protein MKKILVADDDVHIRTLLRHVLTREGYLTIEAGDGREAVALMKESTVDLAVVDVMMPQMDGLELCQYIRETYDIPVILLTARQQLSDKEQGYLSGTDDYVTKPFEPEELLFRIKALFRRYSVASDDKIRLNSLVIDRKNYEISDGNDVLLLPVKEFELLAQLAQYPGRLFSRSELIELVWGADYEGDERTVDVHIKRLRQRFAGYQNDFMIRTVRGIGYKVEMVNT
- a CDS encoding sensor histidine kinase, giving the protein MKSLYVRMCLLFCSMIVMSSFLGFLVSNLYYQAKIKPQNDAKLTKMAIGLQGFIQDHPDGAGEYLLSTASLGYKLYLSDGQGDERFYGLPFRKNDLPEEKLQQVLAGSIYHGVAEFPSKAFITGFFDNQLSNTIGVPVQMSGHTYALFMRPDAEVQFGELRIFFAVLLGVSVLFSLWFVVVAVLHVVKPITRLTAATQRISSGRYDIRLNTRRRDEIGQLASHFMIMSRELERTNRARQEFVANVSHEIESPLTSIQGFAHALKDHELPEGQRLEYLSIIDQESRRLSMLSKQLLTLSTLDYDENALHKQKVDLRAQLRQVVQIMEWRLTEKELAVRLHVEDITLHADSNLLYQVWMNLVSNAVKYTPPGGTITLSAAATNGICTVKVADTGEGISAAELPMIFDRFYKVDRARTRDSNSSGLGLSIAQKIVQAHNGTIEVSSTTGEGTTFTVTLPYL
- a CDS encoding ABC transporter permease, which produces MFLALREMRHSKARYSLIMVIMLLVSFLVLFVTGLARGLAYANISAVENMPANYFAVQADADHAFRRSQLSDKELAAAQSVVGAANATTLAVQTTTITADDADVKADITIFAVDMTGMLAPKVVQGDSIANASQGSAIVDSKLEQSGVTIGSSIRDQASGMRWKVTGFVNDSSYSHTPVVYITQADWQTMKGGSVQDSAGQQAAPYNVIALKASSAQAAEITGKLDHVETITQKQAIASIPGYSAEQNSLLMMIVFLFVIAAFVLAVFFYVITIQKTSQFGILKAMGTKMSYLAWSVVGQVMILSVGSLAISLLLTFGMTMSLPDTMPFQLEGSTMILTSVLFIGMSLLGSLISVARVAKVDALEAIGRAGA
- a CDS encoding ABC transporter ATP-binding protein, whose amino-acid sequence is MSAMLMMKQVTKTYGDGGQTMSVLNKLDLTVNEGEFVAVLGPSGSGKSTFLSAAGALLTPTSGEIYIDGEPLSNKDKSELTELRLQKIGFMFQSAQLLPYLKVEEQLLYVAKLAKLGMKEAKVRATYLMKRLEIWERRNHYPEQLSGGEKQRVAIARAWMNKPAILFADEPTASLDFQRGKEVVRMIADEVKSEGKAAVMVTHDERMLEWCDRVLHLEDGILVEHK
- a CDS encoding Type 1 glutamine amidotransferase-like domain-containing protein produces the protein MSTHYYLSWFNEFFPEKLVKWLHEDIQDRKSLVMISADPSGYTDEQINFDDISEWTWLNQANIIFNEYHFIDYRMQKEDAQRFIQNASVIFLCGGYPVLQNEFLAEYELSDVIKNSNAVIIGASAGALNMATKWLSLINTGYEVETSTIYDGIGFDHFAYESHSKRDYATFVQGYLFPLSEEIDVYAAEQESAIRVKDGKIEIMGPVYLISHSKIQKLVETL